The genomic stretch ACGACAAGGATCTGATTCTCATCGACACCGCCGGGCGCAGTCCCCGCGATGACCTGAGTTTGCAGGGGCTGAGCGAGATTCTCACCCCCGAGCTGCGCACGGAAAACCACCTGGTGCTCTCAGCGGCCACCCGCGATGAGGATCTGTGCGACGCGGTGGCCCGCTTCGGCCGGGTGCCCCTGCACAACCTGATTTTTACCAAAATCGACGAATGCGCCGCCCTGGGGGTGCTGCTCAACGTGCATTTGCGCCACAATTTTCCCCTGGCCTACCTGACCAACGGTCAGCGGGTGCCCGAGGATATCCTGGTGGCGGACGCCAAGAAAATCGCTCAGCTGATCATGGGACAGGGATAGAGGAAGGATGGTTATGGAGATGTTGCAGGAACGACTGGATCAGGCCGGAACCCTGCGTTCGCTCAGCGAGCGCTTCGGCGCGACGCGCGCGGCGGAGGCCGAGACCGGACGCAAGGCGGCGCGGGTGCTGTCGGTGACCAGCGGCAAGGGCGGGGTGGGCAAGACCGCCGTGGTGTCCAACGTCGCCCTGGCCCTGGCGCGGCTGGGGAAAAAGGTGCTGATCATCGACGCCGATCTCGGCCTGGCCAATATCGACGTGGTCTTCGGCCTTGCTCCCCAATACAACCTCAACCACTTCTTTAGCGGCGAGCGCAGCTTGAGCGAAATCATGGTCGAGGGCCCCGGCGGCATCAAGATCCTGCCCGCGGGCTCGGGCATGCAGACCGTGACGCGCCTGAGCTCCGAGCAGAAAATGAAGTTTCTCAACGAGCTCGACAGCCTGCACGGCGACTTCGAGATCGTCATCATCGACACCGAGGCGGGGATTTCCGACAACGTCACCTACTTCAACGTGGCCGCCCAGGATATTCTCGTCGTCACCACCCCGGAACCCACCGCCATCACCGACGCCTACGCGCTGATGAAGCTGCTCTCGGTGCAATATCATGAAAAGCGCTTCAACCTCATCGTCAACTCGGTGACCAGCAGCGAGGAGGCCCTTGACGTCTACCGCAAGCTGACCATGGTGTCCAACCGCTATCTGGACATCTCCATCGATTATCTGGGCTGCATTCCCCAGGACAAGCGCATGCGCGAGGCGGTGCGCCGCCAGAAGGTGATGGTCGATCTGTTTCCCAAGACCAAGGCCAGTTCGGCCTTCGAGGACATCGCGCGCAATCTGGTCGCGGGGCAGGCCGAGCCCAGCCCCAAGGGCAGCCTGCAATTCTTCTGGCGGCGGCTGCTGTCCTTCGGTCAGGGAGCCTGACGAGCGGGTAATGACCATGAACCCTCCGGAATACTATTATCCGCCCGCCAACGACCAGCGCAGCCGCCTGGTGGAAGAGCATCTGCCCCTGGTCAATTTCCTGGTGGAGCGCATGGTCACCCAGGTGCCGGCGTCCATGACCCGCGACGACCTGGCCAGCGCGGCGATGATGGGGCTGCTCGACGCCGCCAACCGCTTCGACCCGACGCGCGGCATCCTCTTCAAGACCTTCGCCGAGCACCGCATGCGCGGCGCCATGCTCGACGAGGCGCGGCGCACCGACTGGTTCTCGCGCTCCCTGCGCGACAAGCAGACCCGCCTCACCCGCGCCCTGGAGCAGCTCGAGCAGCAGCTCGGCCGCGCGGCCGAGGAGCATGAAATCGCAGAGGCCCTGGAACTGGATCTGGAGAGCTACCGCGACCTGCTCACGGAGGTGAGTCATCTGGGCTGCGTCAGTCTGCATCAGACCATCGACGAGTACGAGGAGGGGCGCACCTTCATCGACAATCTCCCCGATCCCCAGGCCGTGACGCCCCTGGAGGCCATGGAGCGGCGCGAGCTGACCCGCGAGCTGGCCGAGCACTTGGAGCGGCTCACGGAAAAGGAGCGCCTGGTGATCAGCCTCTACTACTACGAGGAGCTCACCCAGAAAGAGATCGCCGAGGTGCTCAGCCTCACCGAAGGGCGCGTGTCCCAACTGCACAGCCAGGCCCTGCACAAGCTCAAGGCACGTCTGAGCAGCACCCTCAAGCGGCGCCGCTGAACCGAAACCCGACAACCGACAACCGATCTCTCATGGACCTGCAAAC from Geoalkalibacter sp. encodes the following:
- a CDS encoding MinD/ParA family protein, translated to MEMLQERLDQAGTLRSLSERFGATRAAEAETGRKAARVLSVTSGKGGVGKTAVVSNVALALARLGKKVLIIDADLGLANIDVVFGLAPQYNLNHFFSGERSLSEIMVEGPGGIKILPAGSGMQTVTRLSSEQKMKFLNELDSLHGDFEIVIIDTEAGISDNVTYFNVAAQDILVVTTPEPTAITDAYALMKLLSVQYHEKRFNLIVNSVTSSEEALDVYRKLTMVSNRYLDISIDYLGCIPQDKRMREAVRRQKVMVDLFPKTKASSAFEDIARNLVAGQAEPSPKGSLQFFWRRLLSFGQGA
- a CDS encoding FliA/WhiG family RNA polymerase sigma factor, which encodes MNPPEYYYPPANDQRSRLVEEHLPLVNFLVERMVTQVPASMTRDDLASAAMMGLLDAANRFDPTRGILFKTFAEHRMRGAMLDEARRTDWFSRSLRDKQTRLTRALEQLEQQLGRAAEEHEIAEALELDLESYRDLLTEVSHLGCVSLHQTIDEYEEGRTFIDNLPDPQAVTPLEAMERRELTRELAEHLERLTEKERLVISLYYYEELTQKEIAEVLSLTEGRVSQLHSQALHKLKARLSSTLKRRR